A single window of Enterobacteriaceae bacterium ESL0689 DNA harbors:
- the nuoN gene encoding NADH-quinone oxidoreductase subunit NuoN — protein sequence MTITPQQLNALLPLLIVGLTVVVVMLSIAWRRNHFLTATLSVIGLSAALISLFCAGQNGAIDVTPLIRVDGYTLFYSGLVLLASLATCCLAYPWLVGYQDNKEEFYLLVLITTLGGLLLAGANHLAALFLGIELISLPLFGLVGYAWRQQRSLEASIKYMLLSAAASSFLLFGMALIYADCGSLAFLTLGQNLSDEALRSPLLLAGAGMMIVGLGFKLSLVPFHLWTPDVYQGAPAPVSVLLATASKIAIFAVEMRLFLYVPIASSEAVQVVLTLMACASILFGNLMALSQHSIKRLLGYSSVSHLGYLLVALVALQSGTLSTEAVAIYLTGYLFSSLAAFGVVSLISSPCQGPDVDALSAYRGLFWQRPCLAVVMAVAMMSLAGVPMTLGFIGKFYLLAVGLNAHLWWLVAAVVLGSAIGLYYYLRVAVSLFLKAPSAPQLEIAAPGPISVGGIVVLVSALLVLLLGLWPQPLINLVQLAQPLM from the coding sequence ATGACCATCACTCCACAACAACTGAACGCACTGCTACCGTTGCTGATCGTCGGCCTGACGGTAGTCGTTGTGATGCTTTCCATTGCGTGGCGACGTAATCATTTTCTGACTGCCACGCTATCGGTTATCGGGCTGAGCGCTGCGCTGATTTCGCTGTTCTGCGCCGGACAAAACGGGGCGATTGATGTCACGCCACTGATTCGGGTAGACGGTTACACGCTGTTCTATAGCGGGCTGGTCTTGCTGGCGAGCCTCGCGACCTGCTGCCTGGCTTATCCATGGCTTGTCGGCTATCAGGATAATAAAGAAGAGTTCTACCTGCTGGTCTTAATCACCACTCTTGGCGGTCTTCTTCTCGCTGGCGCGAACCATCTGGCGGCGCTGTTCCTCGGTATCGAATTAATTTCGCTCCCGCTGTTTGGCCTGGTGGGGTATGCCTGGCGACAGCAACGCTCACTGGAGGCCAGCATTAAATATATGCTGCTCTCTGCGGCGGCCTCCTCGTTTCTGTTATTTGGCATGGCATTGATCTACGCCGATTGCGGTAGCCTCGCTTTCCTGACATTAGGTCAGAACCTGAGCGATGAGGCTTTGCGGTCGCCGTTGTTACTGGCCGGAGCCGGGATGATGATCGTCGGCCTCGGCTTTAAGCTATCGCTGGTGCCGTTCCACTTGTGGACGCCGGATGTCTACCAGGGGGCACCTGCGCCGGTATCGGTGTTACTGGCCACCGCCAGCAAAATCGCTATTTTCGCGGTTGAAATGCGCCTGTTCCTGTATGTCCCGATCGCCAGTAGTGAAGCGGTACAGGTGGTGCTGACGTTGATGGCCTGCGCCTCTATTCTCTTCGGCAACCTGATGGCGCTTAGCCAGCACAGTATCAAGCGCCTGCTGGGTTACTCTTCTGTCTCGCACCTGGGCTATTTACTGGTGGCGCTGGTGGCGTTACAAAGTGGCACGCTGTCGACAGAAGCGGTGGCTATCTATCTGACGGGGTATCTGTTCAGTAGTCTGGCGGCGTTCGGTGTGGTCAGCCTGATCTCCAGCCCCTGTCAGGGGCCGGATGTCGACGCGCTCTCTGCTTATCGCGGCCTGTTCTGGCAGCGTCCCTGTCTGGCGGTAGTGATGGCGGTGGCGATGATGTCACTGGCCGGGGTGCCGATGACCCTGGGCTTTATCGGTAAATTCTATTTACTGGCGGTCGGGCTTAATGCGCATCTGTGGTGGCTGGTGGCCGCAGTGGTGCTGGGATCGGCTATCGGCCTGTACTACTATCTGCGTGTCGCGGTCAGCCTGTTCCTGAAAGCACCGTCAGCGCCGCAGCTTGAGA